In one Carassius carassius chromosome 48, fCarCar2.1, whole genome shotgun sequence genomic region, the following are encoded:
- the LOC132131655 gene encoding ras association domain-containing protein 1-like isoform X2 → MTDCELFEMTWGSSGSSGYCSQSDSEHELEQFYTARTSFRKTKKRKEKDELVDWRKPELSVSQIQQKVKEYNAQVNSNLFMVLNRDGSYTGFIKVQFKLARPVSLPPPQITSSSSGREHKALKRRTSFYLPRDTVKHLHISSSTRAKEVIQALLKKFTVVDNPAKFSLFERSERQNQVYLRKLADDERPLFLSLCAGPNEKVLSLVLKENETGEVNWDGFSFPELKNFLRILQREEEDHVRQIVRRYTLARDKMKEALKNVSTPG, encoded by the exons ATGACGGACTGCGAGTTGTTCGAGATGACGTGGGGCAGCAGCGGGAGCAGCGGATACTGCAGCCAGAGCGACTCCGAGCACGAGCTCGAGCAGTTCTACACCGCGCGCACGTCATTTAGAAAGACCAAAAAACGCAAGGAAAAA GATGAGCTAGTGGACTGGAGAAAACCAGAGCTGTCTGTCAGTCAAATACAACAGAAAGTGAAAGAATACAACGCTCAGGTCAACAGCAACCTCTTCATGGTCTTG AACCGTGATGGATCTTACACTGGCTTCATAAAGGTCCAGTTTAAGCTGGCCCGGCCCGTATCTCTCCCTCCTCCACAGATCACGTCCTCCTCCTCAGGACGGGAACACAAAGCACTGAAGCGTCGCACCTCATTCTACCTGCCCAGAGACACGGTCAAACACCTGCACATCAGCTCCAGCACACGGGCCAAAGAGGTCATCCAGGCACTGCTGAAGAAATTCACCGTGGTGGACAATCCGGCCAAGTTCTCCCTGTTTGAACGCAGTGAGCGACAGAACCAAG TGTACCTAAGGAAGTTAGCAGATGATGAGCGTCCGCTTTTCCTGAGTCTGTGTGCTGGACCCAACGAGAAAGTCCTCAGTTTAGTCCTTAAAGAGAATGAAACCGGGGAAGTCAAT TGGGATGGGTTCAGTTTTCCTGAACTTAAGAACTTCCTGCGCATCCTGCAGCGTGAGGAGGAGGATCACGTGCGGCAGATCGTGCGGCGCTACACTCTGGCCAGAGACAAGATGAAAGAGGCTCTAAAGAACGTCAGCACGCCGGGC TGA
- the hyal2b gene encoding hyaluronidase-2 isoform X2, with product MRNIEWQFGATRPQWVSWLRLLFSMLFWTCLKTQQLKNTRWPLYSSKPLVLAWNAPTEDCRPRHEVTFQLDQFQIVASPNEGFTKQNLTIFYHDRLGLYPYFESDGTPVNSGLPQVASLTEHLERMPEGLKKYIKDSTVKGLAVIDWEEWRPLWIRNWGPKDIYRDRSRRLVANKNPTWPQDQVAKVAQQEFELSAQKFMLETLRSAKNLRPQQLWGFYLFPDCYNHNYQSKNYTGRCPDVEVTRNDQLKWLWMESTALYPSIYMAKVLKDQAAGRQFVRNRVKEGMRLASVGNGSARPVFVYTRPTYQNSPPASNSSPLDLLLLTEMDLVSTIGESVALGVAGLIFWGDSNYASSHAACSSLNQYLRGPLGRYLLNVTSAAEQCSRNLCGFHGRCLRKRPDTDTYLHLSSNTHSIERQGNTLKVSGQMGEEELSRVRDEFQCQCYNGYTGDDCSQREVGNRAVLVWITFLQVLLLPLLLMGFLH from the exons ATGAGAAACATCGAATGGCAATTTGGGGCGACCCGACCTCAATGGGTCTCCTGGCTGCGTCTCTTATTTTCGATGCTCTTTTGGACCTGTTTAAAGACACAGCAGTTAAAAAACACTAGATGGCCACTGTATTCCAGCAAGCCTTTGGTTTTGGCCTGGAACGCCCCTACAGAAGACTGTAGACCTCGACATGAAGTCACCTTCCAGTTAGATCAATTCCAAATAGTGGCGTCACCGAACGAGGGCTTCACCAAGCAAAATCTCACAATTTTTTATCATGACCGATTAGGTTTGTACCCGTATTTTGAGTCGGACGGCACTCCAGTCAACAGCGGCCTACCTCAAGTCGCCAGTCTCACAGAACACCTAGAACGGATGCCGGAAGGGCTCAAGAAGTACATCAAGGACTCGACAGTGAAAGGCCTCGCTGTAATCGACTGGGAGGAGTGGCGGCCCCTCTGGATACGTAATTGGGGTCCTAAAGACATTTACCGTGATCGTTCGCGACGGTTAGTCGCTAACAAAAACCCAACTTGGCCTCAAGATCAGGTGGCCAAAGTGGCCCAGCAAGAGTTTGAGCTTTCTGCACAAAAGTTCATGTTGGAGACGCTTCGATCGGCCAAGAACTTACGGCCCCAGCAACTTTGGGGTTTCTACCTCTTTCCTGATTGTTACAATCACAATTACCAAAGTAAGAACTACACAGGGCGCTGTCCGGATGTGGAGGTGACCAGGAACGACCAACTAAAGTGGCTGTGGATGGAGAGTACAGCCCTGTATCCTTCCATATACATGGCAAAAGTGCTGAAGGACCAAGCGGCCGGACGCCAGTTCGTACGAAACCGGGTCAAGGAGGGCATGAGGTTGGCTTCTGTTGGGAATGGGTCAGCCAGGCCTGTGTTTGTCTACACGCGGCCCACTTACCAAAACAGTCCTCCAGCTTCTAACAGCAGCCCTCTTGATCTCCTGCTGCTGACAGAG ATGGATCTGGTGTCGACCATCGGCGAGAGCGTGGCGTTGGGTGTAGCGGGCCTCATCTTCTGGGGCGACTCCAACTACGCTAGCAGTCAT GCGGCTTGTTCCAGTCTTAATCAATACCTGCGAGGGCCGTTGGGTCGTTACCTGCTCAACGTGACGTCAGCCGCCGAGCAGTGTAGCCGAAACCTCTGTGGATTTCACGGCCGCTGCCTTCGCAAACGTCCCGACACGGACACGTACCTTCATCTCAGCTCGAACACCCACAGCATAGAGCGTCAGGGAAACACGCTGAAGGTCTCGGGACAGATGGGAGAAGAAGAGCTGAGCCGCGTACGGGACGAGTTCCAGTGTCAGTGCTATAATGGGTACACCGGTGACGACTGCAGCCAGAGGGAAGTTGGGAATAGAGCTGTGCTCGTCTGGATCACGTTTTTGCAAGTTCTGCTGTTGCCGCTGCTCTTGATGGGGTTCCTGCACTGA
- the hyal2b gene encoding hyaluronidase-2 isoform X1: protein MFNLYVSEMRNIEWQFGATRPQWVSWLRLLFSMLFWTCLKTQQLKNTRWPLYSSKPLVLAWNAPTEDCRPRHEVTFQLDQFQIVASPNEGFTKQNLTIFYHDRLGLYPYFESDGTPVNSGLPQVASLTEHLERMPEGLKKYIKDSTVKGLAVIDWEEWRPLWIRNWGPKDIYRDRSRRLVANKNPTWPQDQVAKVAQQEFELSAQKFMLETLRSAKNLRPQQLWGFYLFPDCYNHNYQSKNYTGRCPDVEVTRNDQLKWLWMESTALYPSIYMAKVLKDQAAGRQFVRNRVKEGMRLASVGNGSARPVFVYTRPTYQNSPPASNSSPLDLLLLTEMDLVSTIGESVALGVAGLIFWGDSNYASSHAACSSLNQYLRGPLGRYLLNVTSAAEQCSRNLCGFHGRCLRKRPDTDTYLHLSSNTHSIERQGNTLKVSGQMGEEELSRVRDEFQCQCYNGYTGDDCSQREVGNRAVLVWITFLQVLLLPLLLMGFLH, encoded by the exons atgtttaatttatatgt GTCTGAAATGAGAAACATCGAATGGCAATTTGGGGCGACCCGACCTCAATGGGTCTCCTGGCTGCGTCTCTTATTTTCGATGCTCTTTTGGACCTGTTTAAAGACACAGCAGTTAAAAAACACTAGATGGCCACTGTATTCCAGCAAGCCTTTGGTTTTGGCCTGGAACGCCCCTACAGAAGACTGTAGACCTCGACATGAAGTCACCTTCCAGTTAGATCAATTCCAAATAGTGGCGTCACCGAACGAGGGCTTCACCAAGCAAAATCTCACAATTTTTTATCATGACCGATTAGGTTTGTACCCGTATTTTGAGTCGGACGGCACTCCAGTCAACAGCGGCCTACCTCAAGTCGCCAGTCTCACAGAACACCTAGAACGGATGCCGGAAGGGCTCAAGAAGTACATCAAGGACTCGACAGTGAAAGGCCTCGCTGTAATCGACTGGGAGGAGTGGCGGCCCCTCTGGATACGTAATTGGGGTCCTAAAGACATTTACCGTGATCGTTCGCGACGGTTAGTCGCTAACAAAAACCCAACTTGGCCTCAAGATCAGGTGGCCAAAGTGGCCCAGCAAGAGTTTGAGCTTTCTGCACAAAAGTTCATGTTGGAGACGCTTCGATCGGCCAAGAACTTACGGCCCCAGCAACTTTGGGGTTTCTACCTCTTTCCTGATTGTTACAATCACAATTACCAAAGTAAGAACTACACAGGGCGCTGTCCGGATGTGGAGGTGACCAGGAACGACCAACTAAAGTGGCTGTGGATGGAGAGTACAGCCCTGTATCCTTCCATATACATGGCAAAAGTGCTGAAGGACCAAGCGGCCGGACGCCAGTTCGTACGAAACCGGGTCAAGGAGGGCATGAGGTTGGCTTCTGTTGGGAATGGGTCAGCCAGGCCTGTGTTTGTCTACACGCGGCCCACTTACCAAAACAGTCCTCCAGCTTCTAACAGCAGCCCTCTTGATCTCCTGCTGCTGACAGAG ATGGATCTGGTGTCGACCATCGGCGAGAGCGTGGCGTTGGGTGTAGCGGGCCTCATCTTCTGGGGCGACTCCAACTACGCTAGCAGTCAT GCGGCTTGTTCCAGTCTTAATCAATACCTGCGAGGGCCGTTGGGTCGTTACCTGCTCAACGTGACGTCAGCCGCCGAGCAGTGTAGCCGAAACCTCTGTGGATTTCACGGCCGCTGCCTTCGCAAACGTCCCGACACGGACACGTACCTTCATCTCAGCTCGAACACCCACAGCATAGAGCGTCAGGGAAACACGCTGAAGGTCTCGGGACAGATGGGAGAAGAAGAGCTGAGCCGCGTACGGGACGAGTTCCAGTGTCAGTGCTATAATGGGTACACCGGTGACGACTGCAGCCAGAGGGAAGTTGGGAATAGAGCTGTGCTCGTCTGGATCACGTTTTTGCAAGTTCTGCTGTTGCCGCTGCTCTTGATGGGGTTCCTGCACTGA
- the tusc2b gene encoding tumor suppressor 2, mitochondrial calcium regulator b, with amino-acid sequence MMGGSGSKGKGYWPFSGSGGGDEPAKDGHEQSLSRVRSIRNATPFVFTRRSSMYFDEDGDLAHEFYEETVVTKNGRKKAKLKRIHKNLIPQGVIRLDHPCIHVDFPVVICEV; translated from the exons ATGATGGGTGGCAGCGGGTCTAAAGGTAAAGGCTACTGGCCGTTTTCAGGTTCGGGTGGTGGAGATGAACCTGCTAAAGACGGCCATGAGCAGAGCCTGTCCCGGGTGCGGAGCATCCGAAACGCGACGCCTTTCGTGTTTACCAGGAGGAG cTCTATGTACTTCGATGAGGACGGCGACCTTGCGCACGAGTTTTACGAAGAAACCGTAGTAACAAAAAATGGCCGCAAGAAAGCCAAACTAAAACGAATCCACAAGAATCTCATACCTCAG GGAGTCATCAGATTGGATCACCCTTGTATCCACGTCGATTTTCCGGTAGTCATCTGTGAAGTTTGA
- the LOC132131655 gene encoding ras association domain-containing protein 1-like isoform X1 — MAKSELIELQDLTPDDRIELAPPLSHAGPTLERWSKGKVVRMVGERVRLEDPDWLTCKPGWGHDFQPCSQTQLSWCDLCGEFIWGLYRQSLRCTHCNYTCHYRCQPFIQLDCSLNCDAVSEQLNCCEDTIETDTNVDELVDWRKPELSVSQIQQKVKEYNAQVNSNLFMVLNRDGSYTGFIKVQFKLARPVSLPPPQITSSSSGREHKALKRRTSFYLPRDTVKHLHISSSTRAKEVIQALLKKFTVVDNPAKFSLFERSERQNQVYLRKLADDERPLFLSLCAGPNEKVLSLVLKENETGEVNWDGFSFPELKNFLRILQREEEDHVRQIVRRYTLARDKMKEALKNVSTPG, encoded by the exons ATGGCAAAAAGTGAACTTATTGAACTGCAGGACTTGACTCCTGATGACCGCATCGAGTTAGCGCCCCCTCTGTCCCATGCAGGACCCACTCTTGAAAGGTGGAGCAAAGGGAAGGTGGTGCGGATGGTGGGGGAGCGTGTTCGTCTGGAGGACCCTGACTGGCTGACGTGTAAACCGGGGTGGGGACACGACTTCCAGCCCTGCAGCCAGACGCAGCTCAGCTGGTGTGACCTGTGCGGGGAGTTCATCTGGGGCCTGTACCGCCAGAGCCTCCGCTGCACAC ACTGTAATTACACTTGTCACTACCGCTGTCAACCGTTTATTCAACTGGACTGCAGCTTGAACTGCGATGCCGTCAGCGAACAGCTAAACTGCTGCGAGGACACGATCGAGACAGACACTAATGTG GATGAGCTAGTGGACTGGAGAAAACCAGAGCTGTCTGTCAGTCAAATACAACAGAAAGTGAAAGAATACAACGCTCAGGTCAACAGCAACCTCTTCATGGTCTTG AACCGTGATGGATCTTACACTGGCTTCATAAAGGTCCAGTTTAAGCTGGCCCGGCCCGTATCTCTCCCTCCTCCACAGATCACGTCCTCCTCCTCAGGACGGGAACACAAAGCACTGAAGCGTCGCACCTCATTCTACCTGCCCAGAGACACGGTCAAACACCTGCACATCAGCTCCAGCACACGGGCCAAAGAGGTCATCCAGGCACTGCTGAAGAAATTCACCGTGGTGGACAATCCGGCCAAGTTCTCCCTGTTTGAACGCAGTGAGCGACAGAACCAAG TGTACCTAAGGAAGTTAGCAGATGATGAGCGTCCGCTTTTCCTGAGTCTGTGTGCTGGACCCAACGAGAAAGTCCTCAGTTTAGTCCTTAAAGAGAATGAAACCGGGGAAGTCAAT TGGGATGGGTTCAGTTTTCCTGAACTTAAGAACTTCCTGCGCATCCTGCAGCGTGAGGAGGAGGATCACGTGCGGCAGATCGTGCGGCGCTACACTCTGGCCAGAGACAAGATGAAAGAGGCTCTAAAGAACGTCAGCACGCCGGGC TGA
- the LOC132131846 gene encoding protein ABHD14A-like isoform X2 yields MMNFLRNRLVVLGLVLLATVLLYLLLPSMRQGSKEPSLEVQQRRGLIAASPPPPPPPNSINITVRTGQLPGDPPLFFREALPVDSAGRQIVPRLQMVLLHGQAFTSKTWEELGTLSLLASNGYQALALDLPGFGNSPDSESVKSDQSRVDLLKHFLESLGVRAPVLLSPSMSGHYALPFLQKHSTQLHGFVPIAPVGTRGITPQQYRDIQTPTLIIYGELDTNLGAQSQKNLIQLPHHTVVKLAGARHACYMDKPHEFHRTLLDFLSKLQ; encoded by the exons ATGATGAACTTCCTCCGCAACCGTCTGGTTGTGTTGGGGCTGGTGCTGCTGGCCACAGTGCTGCTGTATCTGCTGCTGCCCTCCATGCGGCAGGGGAGCAAGGAACCGTCTCTGGAGGTGCAGCAGCGGAGGGGTCTGATCGccgcctctcctcctcctccgccgccgCCGAACAGCATCAACATCACGGTCAGGACCGGACAGCTGCCCGGAGACCCGCCGCTCTTCTTCAGAGAGGCTCTGCCTGTGGACAGCGCTGGGCGGCAGATTGTGCCCAG GCTGCAGATGGTGCTTCTTCATGGTCAGGCCTTCACCTCTAAGACTTGGGAGGAGTTGGGCACCCTCAGCCTGCTGGCGTCCAATGGGTACCAGGCCCTTGCTCTCGACCTGCCCG GTTTTGGGAATTCTCCGGATTCAGAGTCTGTAAAGTCGGATCAGAGCCGTGTGGACCTGCTAAAGCATTTTCTGGAGTCTCTGGGCGTGCGAGCACCGGTGTTACTGAGCCCGTCTATGAGCGGCCATTACGCCCTGCCGTTCCTCCAGAAACACAGCACCCAGCTGCATGGCTTTGTGCCCATCGCCCCCGTGGGCACCCGTGGCATCACCCCACAGCAGTACCGCGACATCCAG ACTCCTACACTGATCATATATGGAGAGTTAGACACCAACCTGGGCGCCCAGTCTCAGAAGAACCTGATTCAGCTGCCTCATCACACCGTGGTGAAGCTGGCAGGAGCGCGACACGCCTGTTACATGGACAAACCCCACGAGTTCCACCGCACTCTGCTCGACTTCCTCAGCAAACTCCAATGA
- the LOC132131846 gene encoding protein ABHD14A-like isoform X1, whose amino-acid sequence MQMMNFLRNRLVVLGLVLLATVLLYLLLPSMRQGSKEPSLEVQQRRGLIAASPPPPPPPNSINITVRTGQLPGDPPLFFREALPVDSAGRQIVPRLQMVLLHGQAFTSKTWEELGTLSLLASNGYQALALDLPGFGNSPDSESVKSDQSRVDLLKHFLESLGVRAPVLLSPSMSGHYALPFLQKHSTQLHGFVPIAPVGTRGITPQQYRDIQTPTLIIYGELDTNLGAQSQKNLIQLPHHTVVKLAGARHACYMDKPHEFHRTLLDFLSKLQ is encoded by the exons ATGCAGATGATGAACTTCCTCCGCAACCGTCTGGTTGTGTTGGGGCTGGTGCTGCTGGCCACAGTGCTGCTGTATCTGCTGCTGCCCTCCATGCGGCAGGGGAGCAAGGAACCGTCTCTGGAGGTGCAGCAGCGGAGGGGTCTGATCGccgcctctcctcctcctccgccgccgCCGAACAGCATCAACATCACGGTCAGGACCGGACAGCTGCCCGGAGACCCGCCGCTCTTCTTCAGAGAGGCTCTGCCTGTGGACAGCGCTGGGCGGCAGATTGTGCCCAG GCTGCAGATGGTGCTTCTTCATGGTCAGGCCTTCACCTCTAAGACTTGGGAGGAGTTGGGCACCCTCAGCCTGCTGGCGTCCAATGGGTACCAGGCCCTTGCTCTCGACCTGCCCG GTTTTGGGAATTCTCCGGATTCAGAGTCTGTAAAGTCGGATCAGAGCCGTGTGGACCTGCTAAAGCATTTTCTGGAGTCTCTGGGCGTGCGAGCACCGGTGTTACTGAGCCCGTCTATGAGCGGCCATTACGCCCTGCCGTTCCTCCAGAAACACAGCACCCAGCTGCATGGCTTTGTGCCCATCGCCCCCGTGGGCACCCGTGGCATCACCCCACAGCAGTACCGCGACATCCAG ACTCCTACACTGATCATATATGGAGAGTTAGACACCAACCTGGGCGCCCAGTCTCAGAAGAACCTGATTCAGCTGCCTCATCACACCGTGGTGAAGCTGGCAGGAGCGCGACACGCCTGTTACATGGACAAACCCCACGAGTTCCACCGCACTCTGCTCGACTTCCTCAGCAAACTCCAATGA